TAGTAGATATTATCGTTGCGAATTATTTGTATGAGAAAGTAGTGGAGCGCGGGATGGGATTGAGTTTTGAGGGACTGCCTTTTGGTGGTCTTTTTTGCATAAAATCTTGTAAAGTAAGAAAAAGTTGAATATTAATATTCTAATATTCAATAGAAAGATAAAATGTTTTAAAGTTCAAAATAATACATTATAATATATTTAGTAAAATTAACCAATTTATATTTTGCTCATTATGTATTAAAGGGGAAATGAAAATGGCTGGACAAATTCGTATGTCACCAGAGGAGCTTAAATCAAAAGCAGCTCAATATGGACAAGGTGCAAATCAAATTGAGGACATTTTAAGTCAACTACAAAATTTACAAAATGAATTAAGAGGAGAATGGGAAGGTCGTGCTTTCGAAGGTTTTGACCAACAGTTCAATCAATTAAAGCCAAAAGTACAAAACTTCGCACAGCTATTACAAGAAATTAATATGCAGCTTAATAAAACTGCAGAGGCTGTTGCTTCTCATGATGAAGAATTATCACGTAATTTCGGTTTGAAATAAAAATTGTCATACTCTATATAACAAGCATTTCAAATGAGCCATACAGCTTATATTGTATGGCTCATTTGATTGCATGCCCAACTTAGCTGGACACACGTTTAAAAAGAGTGATATTGATAGGGAATTTTCATATATTTATTGGGATTTCTTTGGCATGTTCTGAAAATTAGAGAAAGGATTTGAGTGATGGGACAATTTCAAAGTAATTTTCAAACGGCACAACAAATTGCTACGCAGATGAGAACAGCTTCGAATATAATCCAAAGTGCAACAAATCGTTCTATAACAAAGGCGACGCGTACAACACTATCTGTTAATTCCAAAGCACAAGAAGCGAATCAACAAATGTTAGATTTTACGAAACAATTTTCCACTGCCTTTCAACAAGCGGTCGATAATATTCATTCAGTAGCCCAAGAGTTTGAGAGAATGGATAACGAACTTCACAATACTTTTCGCTAATGTGACAACCTACGTAAAGGTAAAATAGTAAGAGGAATATAATGAGTCAAGATATTGAAAAACAAATCAATCAAGTAAATCAAAAGTTAAGAAGTGTATTTGAAGAACAAGACCGAAATCAATCCGCGATTCACATTCAGGAGCAAGCGGAAGCAGATTTTTATGAATGGAGAGGTCGAAACCATCGTTTGTTTGATCGAATTTTAGGAACTTGGTATGGTGATAGAGAAATGTCTCAATTTTTTATGAATACATATCAAGAGGCACAACATATTGAACGAAAAGTCACATTTGAATTAGAAAACCAAAAAGAAACGTTGCTTAAAGAAAGACGAAACCTTAGTGATTTAGAAAACGACCTTTCCTATCAACAACAACAATTAGCGAGGGAGGTCAATGCATGAGCTTAAATATGTATTTAGGAGAAGTACAAGGCCAAACTCAAAGTATGAATGCTGTATGTAACGCTACTATTCAAGGTATGGAACAAGTCATTCAGTCAATTGATGCCTTTGCAATTGATACTGTTTTACAAGGACAAACTTATAGCAGTGCAAAATCATTTTTTGTACAAACCTTTCGTCCTTTAGCGCAAGGAATCATTTATCTGTGTGAAGAGTTAATTCGCCAGAACGATGCTTTTCCAAGTCAATTTCAATCACAAGTCGCTTCCACAGATGTAATTGAACAAGAAATATTAGAACAAATTCGAGAAATTGACCGAATGAAAGCAAGTATGGAAGCCATCAGTCAAGCTATGCCAATCCCAGGTATGGACGCTATGGCGAATCTTTTTACTGTGATGAGGAAAAAACTGCAAGAAAAGCTGGATCATTTGTATCAATTCAATCAGACCTCTAGTAATAATTATAGTACAGCACTTCAATTAGCAGCTAGTATTGCTGCAGGTCTTGCGGAAGTTCAAAGTGGAAAAGGCTTTAGTCCTGCAAGTGGTACATTTAGTACGCAAGGGTTGAATATGGAATGGACAACTTCAATTCAAGCGATTACAGAAGAGAGGGCACGACAAGCTGCCAATTCAATTGAAGAAGGTGAAATGTGTGGTAAGCTACCTGAAAAATCTACTGGTGAAAAAATTTGGGACGGTATTGTAGAGGGTACGGGACAAGCAGTTAGCGATACAATAGACGGAATAAAAGCTTTAGGAGATTGGGAAACGTGGGAAAACATGGGGAACGCTGCTTTGCACCCTATTGATACCCTTAGTACCATGTATAATACATTGTCAGATTCATTTATTAATGATGTAATAAATGGAGATGCTGAAAGTCGTGCTAAATGGGGAAGTTATGCTTTAACACAAGTTGGATTAGGACTTATTGGTGATAAAGGATTAAGTAAAGCAAGTAAATTAGGTCAAGCAGGTAAAGTGACCAAACTAGCAAAAAATAAGATTCCGCAAGCTGTTTCACATATTACAAGTAATTTACAAATGGGAGATCGCTTTGCTTTTGCTGGTGGAAATAGTTTGCGGTTTAGATTTGATACGCCTGATTTTAAAAAAGCTGAAGAAAAGCTGTCGACCTATCAGTTTGCTAGAGGTGAAAGTAATTATGGTGGGAGTAATTTTGTTAATGAAAATCATAGATCTTCACTTTCTAATAGGGAAATTATATCTAATTTACAACATACAGAAAAATTTAGACCAAATACACTCAAACATATCCTAGAGGGTGAAATAAATTGGCGTGGTGACGCAATGGGTTATCATACTGAAGTATTGGAGAATACACCTGGAAAAATAATTAGCGGAACAGAAGAGATATTAAATGATCAAGGCATTTATAAAGCTAGGGTAGAAGTGAATGGAACCCCTAAAACTGGAAATAGAGGATTTTCTACATTTTTCCCTAAAGATTGGAGCCCGCAAAAGATTGTAGATAATATAAATGAAGCATATAATAATAGAACGTATGAATTTGGTAACACATATTCTGGAATAGGTTCAGAGGGTATAAGGATTAGCATGTATATAGATGGGAATGGGAAAATTATCTCTGCTTTCCCAGCGGAATAAATTTTATCTTTAGTATAAAGGAGTACAATAGTAATGAAATATCCATATAGCTTTGAAGTACTTACCAATGGAAAACTAGTTATGAGGCTTCCTCAAGAAATTAAACTTATGGAGACTTTTTTAGGCGTTGAAGTTTCTGCGTTTGGAGATTGGATTTTAGAAGAAATACATAGTGTTTTAAATGGGAAAGAAAATTACGTAGTAGTAAATGGAAACATTTGTGGTTTAGAAATTCGGAAAGATACAACTACTGTCCTAGACAATTTGGCTGAAGATGGTAAGGGAGATTTTTGTGAGATAGAAACGATTGAATTAGTAGATTTAATTCATA
This DNA window, taken from Bacillus cereus ATCC 14579, encodes the following:
- a CDS encoding ornithine cyclodeaminase gives rise to the protein MFKSVSLAVVDIIVANYLYEKVVERGMGLSFEGLPFGGLFCIKSCKVRKS
- a CDS encoding type II toxin-antitoxin system toxin; its protein translation is MKYPYSFEVLTNGKLVMRLPQEIKLMETFLGVEVSAFGDWILEEIHSVLNGKENYVVVNGNICGLEIRKDTTTVLDNLAEDGKGDFCEIETIELVDLIHIWQDKQKEFKKGKNKELK
- a CDS encoding DUF3958 family protein, which gives rise to MSQDIEKQINQVNQKLRSVFEEQDRNQSAIHIQEQAEADFYEWRGRNHRLFDRILGTWYGDREMSQFFMNTYQEAQHIERKVTFELENQKETLLKERRNLSDLENDLSYQQQQLAREVNA
- a CDS encoding WXG100 family type VII secretion target, producing MAGQIRMSPEELKSKAAQYGQGANQIEDILSQLQNLQNELRGEWEGRAFEGFDQQFNQLKPKVQNFAQLLQEINMQLNKTAEAVASHDEELSRNFGLK
- a CDS encoding ribonuclease gives rise to the protein MSLNMYLGEVQGQTQSMNAVCNATIQGMEQVIQSIDAFAIDTVLQGQTYSSAKSFFVQTFRPLAQGIIYLCEELIRQNDAFPSQFQSQVASTDVIEQEILEQIREIDRMKASMEAISQAMPIPGMDAMANLFTVMRKKLQEKLDHLYQFNQTSSNNYSTALQLAASIAAGLAEVQSGKGFSPASGTFSTQGLNMEWTTSIQAITEERARQAANSIEEGEMCGKLPEKSTGEKIWDGIVEGTGQAVSDTIDGIKALGDWETWENMGNAALHPIDTLSTMYNTLSDSFINDVINGDAESRAKWGSYALTQVGLGLIGDKGLSKASKLGQAGKVTKLAKNKIPQAVSHITSNLQMGDRFAFAGGNSLRFRFDTPDFKKAEEKLSTYQFARGESNYGGSNFVNENHRSSLSNREIISNLQHTEKFRPNTLKHILEGEINWRGDAMGYHTEVLENTPGKIISGTEEILNDQGIYKARVEVNGTPKTGNRGFSTFFPKDWSPQKIVDNINEAYNNRTYEFGNTYSGIGSEGIRISMYIDGNGKIISAFPAE
- a CDS encoding TIGR04197 family type VII secretion effector; this encodes MGQFQSNFQTAQQIATQMRTASNIIQSATNRSITKATRTTLSVNSKAQEANQQMLDFTKQFSTAFQQAVDNIHSVAQEFERMDNELHNTFR